A region of Procambarus clarkii isolate CNS0578487 chromosome 22, FALCON_Pclarkii_2.0, whole genome shotgun sequence DNA encodes the following proteins:
- the LOC138367435 gene encoding neurofilament heavy polypeptide-like, which yields MNQPRTGLDRSAKRGGTAGRLSGSDTKQAASETKAGPATEEPEGQLFPETTRPRTNQEKGRVGAKALNPEKPEEEASDTATDAKPPEAIPSDCERGGRDVPKEPEHPTKPHLTRRVDHHDKVQARAQTLEQPPRDPGALQEQAKAGKQTEQSCQRQRPGSGPSIPHKTQPRPNLRGNQIRLLPVHQEPKPNSAKSNAQKGKDNLRAKAQADSKEASTACRHTRQEAKKCETASHRNEAKSFNNADDTHTAKGNAPDPEAAPSSSTSNPSQSEVSSRRMKTCRAEANKLRVCKSYVIKAAEREGTCT from the exons aTGAACCAGCCTCGTACTGGGCTGGACCGATCTGCTAAAAGAGGCGGAACTGCGGGAAGACTCTcaggttcggacaccaagcaagcagcatCTGAAacaaaggctgggccggccaccgaggagccagaaggacaactcttccctg AGACTACGCGTCCACGAACAAATCAAGAGAAgggtcgggtaggcgccaaggcactgaaccccgaaaaacccgaagaggaagccagcgacACAGCAACCGACGCAAAACCCCCGGAGGCTATACCCAGTGATTGTGAGAGGGGTGGAAGGGAcgtcccgaaggaaccagaacacccAACGAAGCCACAcctgacccggcgggtagaccatcatgacAAAGTTCAGGCTCgtgcacaaaccctcgagcaaccgccacgTGACCCGGGAGCCCTTCAGGAACAGGCGAAGGCAGGAAAGCAGACGGAGCAGAGCTGCCAGAGGCAGAGACCAGGAAGCGGTCCGAGCATCCCACACAAGACTCAGCCAAGACCGAacttgagagggaaccagataagacttctgccagttcaccaggaacccaaaccca ACTCTGCAAAGAGTAATGCACAAAAAGGCAAAGACAACttaagagccaaggcccaagcaGATTCTAAAGAAGCCAGCACCGCATGTAGACACACGAGGCAAGAAGCAAAAAAATGTGAAACTGCATCCCACAGGAACGAGGCGAAGAGCTTCAACAATGCAGACGACACACACACCGCCAAAGGCAATGCCCCAGATCCAGAGGCGGCCCCTAGCTCCTCCACATCCAACCCAAGCCAATCCGAAGTCAGCTCGAGGAGGATGAAGACATGCAGGGCCGAAGCCAACAAGCTGCGGGTATGCAAATCCTATGTGATCAAGGCAGCcgaaagggaaggaacctgcacatga